The Cervus canadensis isolate Bull #8, Minnesota chromosome 5, ASM1932006v1, whole genome shotgun sequence genome contains the following window.
GACACTGGGGTCCCCACCCTTTAAGCAGAGTCCCTGGTTGGCAAGGGAGCAGGTGCTCCTCGAGAAGATCCGTGCTGGCTAACCCCGCTCTGAcgtctctccccctctcccccaggctGGGTGCTCGAGTGGCGCTGGCTGGCCGTGCTGGGGTGCGTGCCCCCCTCCTTCATGCTGCTGCTCATGTGTTTCATGCCTGAGACCCCTCGCTTCCTGCTGTCTCAGCACAAGCGCCAGGAAGCCATGGCTGCCATGCAGTTCCTATGGGGctctgcccagggctgggaggagcccCCCATTGGGGCTGAGCACCAGGTGAGGAGCTGGGAGCCAGTCCCGGGGAGGGGGACCGGGGAGTGTCTCCCCTGAAGTCAACACAGCATGGTGCCGTGGCTGCACACGTGTGTGCTCACACACGTACACACGATGGCCCATGGGAGTGCTGTCCTGTGGGCTGCTACTTGGCCGCACCAAAGTCTTGGTCATCCCTGGGGAAGCCTGAACCCTGATCTCCATGTCCCAAAAAGAGAAGGGCTGGGCCGTGTCAGAGGAGAATGCAGGTGGGGACTCAAGGACTCGGAATTTTGAAACAGGGAGCTATAGGGCCCAGGAGAACACTGAGTCTCTGTCCCTTACCTGCTGTGTGACCGTCCCATCTTTAACCTGAGTTTCTTCCCCTGTAAAGTGGGGTCATAGCATGTGCCTGGCGGTGGTGGTAAGGATCAGTGGGGCTAGGGAGGGTGCTCAGTCCAGACCCAGACCCAAGGCCAGTGGGACTCGGGAACCCTGGGTTCTCTGCTCAGAGAGCATCCCCGTGGATCCCCCAGAAAATCAGGAAGGGACGTGGGGATGGAGGATCCTATCACCTTACAAATGGGGAGGTTAAAGTGATGTGGGGCCCTGATGCAGAGGCTTCAGGAGGGCTGCAACAAGACCCAGAGGCTCCCTCACTCTACCAGGCCCCAGGACGGGGGCGCTCAGAGCCGGGGCACCGTCGGGAGAGGTAGAGAGAAGCCCTGATGCCCAGTATCCATCTGAGCAGGGCTTCCACATGGCCCAGCTGTGGCGTCCTGGTGTCTACAAGCCCTTCATCATcggcatttccctgatggcctTCCAGCAGCTGTCGGGCATCAATGCCGTCATGTTCTATGCGGAGACTATCTTTGAGGAGGCCAAGTTCAAGGTAAAGAGGCCTCTGCCCCGGCCTACCTCACCCGGAGGCCGTACGGGTGGGGCCCAGTCTCGGGGTGTCCACCTGACCCACCTGGCCCGTCTCCCCAGGACAGCAGCCTGGCCTCAGTCGTCGTGGGCCTCATCCAGGTGCTGTTCACTGCCACAGCGGCCCTGATCATGGACAGAGCCGGACGGAGGCTGCTGCTGACCTTGTCAGGTGAGGCTCCAGGGGGAAGGCTCTGCCCTCTGCAGGGGTCCAGGCCAGCCTCCCACCACAGGCTGGAGGGCCTTGGCTGAGGTCACCATGTTGCGGGAGAACAAGGGCTGAGTGTCCCCGAGGGCACGGGCAGACTTCAGGGGAGCACTCGCTCCAGGCCCGGCCTGCACTCACCGCGCCGCTGCGGCACGCCTTGACCTGGGCAGAGAACCTAGGAGAAGGCGCCCACAGGGCCCGGTTTACAGTGAGGAGACCGACGGCCTGGGGGTGAAGAGGTCCCGAAGCCTGTGGCCTCTCTGGGCAATTGACTACCTGAGCCAGCTTTCCCTCTGAAATGCAGGTGGTGGCGGGTCGTGGAGAGAATCAGCACGCAATGTGAGGAAGGCTCCTCATGGGCCTGGCCCCATCGGGCCCTCGGTGCTGCGGGGGAAGTGGGCCTGGCTGCTGGTGGTTGCTCCTGCTTCCTCAAAGCCAGGGGAGGGTCTGCTTCCAGAAGCTTCTTGGGGTCGGCTGAGGTGTGAGGTCCAAGCCGGGGctggcagggccaggctggggcgAGGGTGCCCCGGCGGGAGTCCGTTCGCTGCCTCTCGCACTGGAGTCTAGGCCGCCTGCTGTGGGCCCCGTGCACTGACCCGCCAGCCCCCCACTGCCACGTGCCCGGGCTGCGGACCGCCTCCCCGCGCCCTCCCACTATCCTGCCACCGCCGCCCTCCCCCCGCAGGTGTGGTGATGGCGTTCAGCACCAGCGCCTTTGGTGCCTACTTCAAGCTGACCGAGGGCGGCCCCAGCAACTCCTCGCACGTGGACCTCCCGGCACACCTCTCCATGGGGCCCGCCGATACCAACACAGGGCTGGCCTGGCTGGCGGTGGGCAGCATGTGCCTCTTCATCGCTGGTGAGTGGGGGGCCGAGGGGAGGTTGAGGGGGCCGCCATGCCGCTGCCAGGTTCCCGTGGCTCTGGGAGTCCAGGCCTGCTCGGCCTCACCCCTGGGTTCACAGCTCTGACCGTGTGCCGGGCACCGGCTCAGCCCCTCTCTGCTCCTTTCACGTCTGCCCCACAGGCGCCCTCCGAGCAGGCCCCGTTCCCGCGCTGTTCTATAGAGCCAAGGCCTGATGCGTCAGAAGTGAGGGGAGCGACCTGAGACCCAAGGCTGGATTCAGGCACCGCTTCAGTCCAGGGGGTCTTCAGcaagcccagggcccagccctgcGCACCTGAGGCCTTTCTTGCCCTTGCAGGCTTCGCTGTGGGCTGGGGGCCCATCCCCTGGCTCCTCATGTCTGAGATCTTCCCTCTGCCCGTCAAGGGCGTGGCCACCGGCGTCTGTGTCCTCACCAACTGGTTCATGGCCTTTCTGGTGACCAAAGAGTTCAGCAGCCTCATGGTGAGTGCAGGCCCTGACAGCCTCCCCCTCCCATAGTCTGCAGAGAAGTACTTCTCAGAATTAACTCTTGTGACAGACTCAGGGTTGGTGGCCTTGTGTGCAGGCTGAAGCCCTGCCAGCCTGCGACCCCGTCTTAGCTGGGGGTCGGGGAAGCAGACGGGCTGGGGCAGCCAAGGAACCCAGGCTGTGACCACTGGGGACCCTCCAGGCTGTCGAGGTGGAAGGACAGCAGGACTGACCTCCTCCCCCACTGGACTTTGGGGACTTCGGGAAGCAAGGCTGCGTGAGAAACTCCAGCTTTGGAGTCAGCAGGCCTGGGCCCGTCCCCACCTTGGCCACTTcccgctgtgtgaccttgggtgcgCTGCTTCCCTGTCTCTGAACTGGCTTCCTTGGCTCAAAGCGGAGAAGGGGGGCAGTGCCTTCCTCTTTGAGCTGATAGAAGTGTCAGTTCGGTTCCACATTTTGCCACCAGCTGGTGGATGGGCTGAGGCAGACATAGTCCCGGTCTCAAGGCCTCCGATCCAATGCAGGCACCGCTCTGGTGCAGAGAGTCAAGCCATCTATTCAGTCATTCTCCCCCGACTCCCCCCAATGCTCCTGGTACCTGCCAGGTCCAGGCCTATTTAGGGTGCCAGAGCAGCAGTGAATGAGATGGACAGGGTCCCCTTTATCACAAGGGCTGGTACGACAGTGGCCAGTGGTGGGAGGATGAACCAccaggaggctgggctggggcaaGGGGAGGCCGGTCATGATTGGTGTGGATGCTTGGGGCTGGCCTGGACCCCGCAGGGCTGCGCTGCTCCAGGGAGCTCATCAGGAAGACCAGAGCAAAGCCCTGGAGGGGAGGTGACTTCCAGGAGCTTGGAGGGGACCGACAGTCAAGGAGGGGATGGCAGCAAGGGACTAAGAGTGATCTGGCCATCACTGCGAGACCAAGAGAAAGGCTTCCaggagggagaggtggggtggCCCGGTGCCCGAGGAAGAGGAGCTGGAAG
Protein-coding sequences here:
- the SLC2A8 gene encoding solute carrier family 2, facilitated glucose transporter member 8 isoform X3; this translates as MTPEDQEETQPLLGPLGGSAPRGRRVFLAAFAAALGPLSFGFALGYSSPAIPSLRRAAPPAPHLDEDAASWFGAIVTLGAAAGGVLGGWLVDRAGRKLSLLLCSMPFVTGFTVITAAQNLWMLLGGRLLTGLACGIASLVAPVYISEIAYPEVRGLLGSCVQLMVVTGILLAYLAGWVLEWRWLAVLGCVPPSFMLLLMCFMPETPRFLLSQHKRQEAMAAMQFLWGSAQGWEEPPIGAEHQGFHMAQLWRPGVYKPFIIGISLMAFQQLSGINAVMFYAETIFEEAKFKDSSLASVVVGLIQVLFTATAALIMDRAGRRLLLTLSGVVMAFSTSAFGAYFKLTEGGPSNSSHVDLPAHLSMGPADTNTGLAWLAVGSMCLFIAGALRAGPVPALFYRAKA
- the SLC2A8 gene encoding solute carrier family 2, facilitated glucose transporter member 8 isoform X4, with the protein product MPFVTGFTVITAAQNLWMLLGGRLLTGLACGIASLVAPVYISEIAYPEVRGLLGSCVQLMVVTGILLAYLAGWVLEWRWLAVLGCVPPSFMLLLMCFMPETPRFLLSQHKRQEAMAAMQFLWGSAQGWEEPPIGAEHQGFHMAQLWRPGVYKPFIIGISLMAFQQLSGINAVMFYAETIFEEAKFKDSSLASVVVGLIQVLFTATAALIMDRAGRRLLLTLSGVVMAFSTSAFGAYFKLTEGGPSNSSHVDLPAHLSMGPADTNTGLAWLAVGSMCLFIAGFAVGWGPIPWLLMSEIFPLPVKGVATGVCVLTNWFMAFLVTKEFSSLMEVLRPYGAFWLASAFSFFGVLFTLACVPETKGKTLEQITAHFEGR
- the SLC2A8 gene encoding solute carrier family 2, facilitated glucose transporter member 8 isoform X5 produces the protein MTPEDQEETQPLLGPLGGSAPRGRRVFLAAFAAALGPLSFGFALGYSSPAIPSLRRAAPPAPHLDEDAASWFGAIVTLGAAAGGVLGGWLVDRAGRKLSLLLCSMPFVTGFTVITAAQNLWMLLGGRLLTGLACGIASLVAPVYISEIAYPEVRGLLGSCVQLMVVTGILLAYLAGWVLEWRWLAVLGCVPPSFMLLLMCFMPETPRFLLSQHKRQEAMAAMQFLWGSAQGWEEPPIGAEHQGFHMAQLWRPGVYKPFIIGISLMAFQQLSGINAVMFYAETIFEEAKFKDSSLASVVVGLIQVLFTATAALIMDRAGRRLLLTLSGVVMAFSTSAFGAYFKLTEGGPSNSSHVDLPAHLSMGPADTNTGLAWLAVGSMCLFIAGGSQTLWCLLAGLCLLLLRCPFHSGLCP
- the SLC2A8 gene encoding solute carrier family 2, facilitated glucose transporter member 8 isoform X1, whose translation is MTPEDQEETQPLLGPLGGSAPRGRRVFLAAFAAALGPLSFGFALGYSSPAIPSLRRAAPPAPHLDEDAASWFGAIVTLGAAAGGVLGGWLVDRAGRKLSLLLCSMPFVTGFTVITAAQNLWMLLGGRLLTGLACGIASLVAPVYISEIAYPEVRGLLGSCVQLMVVTGILLAYLAGWVLEWRWLAVLGCVPPSFMLLLMCFMPETPRFLLSQHKRQEAMAAMQFLWGSAQGWEEPPIGAEHQGFHMAQLWRPGVYKPFIIGISLMAFQQLSGINAVMFYAETIFEEAKFKDSSLASVVVGLIQVLFTATAALIMDRAGRRLLLTLSGVVMAFSTSAFGAYFKLTEGGPSNSSHVDLPAHLSMGPADTNTGLAWLAVGSMCLFIAGFAVGWGPIPWLLMSEIFPLPVKGVATGVCVLTNWFMAFLVTKEFSSLMEVLRPYGAFWLASAFSFFGVLFTLACVPETKGKTLEQITAHFEGR